One window from the genome of Candidatus Latescibacter sp. encodes:
- a CDS encoding alanine--glyoxylate aminotransferase family protein — protein sequence MSVEMLKPVLMIPGPMDVPDEVLRRLSHQVFPHYDAATRFPQFYNELAEKMKPVFGLDAGSVFIPSGSGTLAVNMALASLLTPADEVLVLSNGTLGEYAEKNLNCLGIPSTFVKDTWGKAFDPEKVRDAMKKKRHPFIYMTHNESSTAVVNPIPPIGKIAREFDALLIVDSISGVGGVLVDMGDNGADVVAGASQKCLELPPGLAPVAVGERAWRYMDSMKNRRVPFYLDFQSWKNAAISMHDHHPQPVTGNTSFLYALDWTVDQILKEGVFNRQERFRSAGNRLRSGLAGLGFRMSADPRDASPVVTDFYPPAGIFGEEFRAYCMEKHNIMIGQGFAYRDKEGRSLTFRIAHFGLAASPERIERMIEIAGEFVESR from the coding sequence ATGTCTGTTGAAATGCTCAAACCGGTTTTGATGATACCGGGACCAATGGATGTACCTGACGAGGTTTTGCGGAGGTTAAGTCACCAGGTTTTTCCGCATTACGATGCAGCCACCCGTTTTCCCCAGTTCTATAATGAGCTTGCCGAAAAAATGAAACCGGTGTTCGGGCTTGATGCGGGGAGTGTGTTCATTCCCAGCGGCAGCGGAACCCTGGCGGTCAACATGGCGCTGGCCAGCCTTTTAACCCCAGCGGATGAAGTGCTTGTCCTTTCCAATGGAACATTGGGGGAATATGCGGAAAAGAATCTGAACTGCCTCGGAATTCCGTCCACCTTTGTCAAGGATACCTGGGGAAAAGCCTTTGATCCGGAAAAAGTACGCGATGCCATGAAAAAGAAACGGCATCCTTTCATCTATATGACCCACAATGAAAGCTCCACCGCGGTGGTGAATCCCATACCTCCCATCGGAAAAATCGCCCGGGAATTCGATGCACTTCTCATCGTGGATTCCATTTCAGGCGTCGGCGGTGTGTTGGTTGACATGGGGGATAACGGCGCTGATGTCGTTGCGGGGGCCAGCCAGAAGTGCCTGGAGCTTCCTCCCGGTCTCGCGCCGGTTGCGGTGGGGGAGAGGGCCTGGCGTTACATGGATTCCATGAAAAATCGCCGGGTTCCGTTCTACCTTGATTTTCAGAGCTGGAAAAACGCTGCAATCTCCATGCATGATCACCATCCCCAGCCGGTAACCGGCAACACATCGTTTCTGTATGCGCTGGACTGGACGGTGGATCAGATTCTCAAAGAGGGAGTGTTTAACCGTCAGGAACGGTTCCGTTCCGCCGGAAACAGGCTTCGCTCCGGTCTGGCCGGGCTGGGGTTTCGGATGAGCGCCGATCCGCGAGACGCTTCGCCGGTGGTTACCGATTTTTATCCTCCGGCAGGAATATTCGGGGAAGAGTTCCGCGCATACTGCATGGAAAAGCATAATATCATGATCGGCCAGGGATTCGCTTACAGGGATAAAGAGGGAAGGAGCCTGACTTTCCGCATCGCTCATTTCGGCCTTGCGGCGAGTCCCGAACGAATCGAGCGTATGATCGAGATCGCCGGAGAGTTTGTAGAAAGCAGGTGA
- a CDS encoding ThuA domain-containing protein, whose translation MNSILQKHSRRNVLQTGLAATVAALSSSNLHSQQSPRLSTWEPKKPGEISITALCENDPTLETGLRPIMTRVKNARFWWAGNYRPITPDMINDTDLLITYYSGFIYTDKNVAAIIDGITNRGMGWLAIHNTCWFAGDKLNSLMGAYSMLHREIQPVIIHNLNQDHPITQGIEPFVIQLDEQFGVYMADPRDPDVTLLFRSHGVHDDHRTIQGWCAQRGKGRIVGMTPGHYSWTWSEPPYSEMLWRAAHWALNLPIKPFYGSYENFIW comes from the coding sequence ATGAATTCCATTCTTCAAAAACATTCAAGACGGAATGTGCTGCAAACCGGCCTTGCGGCAACCGTCGCCGCATTATCCTCTTCGAATCTGCATTCCCAGCAATCACCAAGGCTGTCGACATGGGAACCGAAAAAGCCAGGCGAAATATCAATTACAGCACTATGCGAAAACGATCCTACACTCGAAACGGGTCTCAGACCGATAATGACTCGTGTAAAAAACGCCCGTTTTTGGTGGGCAGGGAACTACAGGCCAATAACACCTGACATGATCAATGATACCGATCTGCTCATCACCTATTATTCCGGTTTCATATATACCGACAAAAATGTGGCGGCGATCATTGACGGCATAACAAATCGCGGTATGGGCTGGCTCGCCATTCACAATACCTGCTGGTTCGCAGGTGATAAACTCAATTCATTGATGGGCGCTTATTCGATGCTTCACAGAGAAATCCAGCCGGTTATAATCCATAACCTGAATCAGGATCACCCCATAACCCAGGGTATTGAACCGTTCGTCATACAACTCGATGAGCAATTCGGTGTATATATGGCTGACCCCCGTGACCCGGATGTGACACTGCTGTTCAGAAGTCATGGTGTGCACGATGATCATCGAACAATACAGGGGTGGTGCGCCCAGCGGGGCAAAGGCAGGATTGTAGGAATGACACCGGGTCATTACTCGTGGACATGGAGCGAGCCGCCATATTCCGAGATGTTGTGGCGCGCAGCACACTGGGCGCTGAATCTCCCGATAAAGCCTTTTTACGGGAGTTATGAGAACTTTATCTGGTAA